A window from Candidatus Arthromitus sp. SFB-rat-Yit encodes these proteins:
- a CDS encoding competence/damage-inducible protein A, protein MDLRCEIICVGTELLLGDIVNTNSHFITKSLAEIGIDVYYHTVVGDNFERLTRAIENSFNRGMNLIITSGGLGPTDDDITKECISKYFNLNLVSHEESLKNIEKFVKSSRDNLTDANLKQGYVPEGSIVMKNLKGTAPGIIIENEDKIVINLPGPPSELYDMFNNLVKPYLKNKSECKYYSEFLRLYGTNEGDINGILSDLFENSVQTLAPYVGKDDLVLRITTKCRNDEEGRDVISKLKEEVYKRVGKFIYAEGEVNVEELLYMELKKRNFKISFGESLTAGMLSSRFVNVSGASEFFEESFITYSNESKMKNLSVNFETLERFGAVSSDTAKEMAIGVLNRTSSQVSISTTGVAGPNESEGKKPGVVYIAVCVLGEVYVKELNIIGDRMRIRERATFDALVFAYEILKNMKI, encoded by the coding sequence ATGGATTTAAGATGTGAAATTATTTGTGTCGGTACAGAACTTTTACTCGGTGATATTGTGAATACTAATTCTCATTTTATTACTAAATCTTTAGCAGAAATTGGAATTGATGTTTATTACCATACAGTTGTTGGAGATAATTTTGAAAGACTTACTCGTGCGATAGAAAATTCTTTTAATAGAGGAATGAATTTGATAATAACATCTGGTGGACTTGGACCAACGGATGACGATATAACAAAAGAATGTATTTCGAAATATTTTAATTTAAATCTTGTATCTCATGAAGAGAGTTTAAAAAATATTGAGAAGTTTGTTAAGAGTTCTAGAGATAATCTTACAGATGCAAATTTGAAACAGGGATATGTTCCGGAAGGATCAATAGTTATGAAAAATTTAAAAGGAACAGCACCTGGAATTATAATAGAAAATGAGGATAAGATTGTAATTAATCTTCCTGGTCCTCCTAGTGAACTTTATGATATGTTTAACAATTTAGTAAAACCATATTTGAAAAATAAATCTGAGTGTAAATATTATTCGGAATTTTTAAGATTGTATGGGACAAATGAGGGGGATATAAATGGGATTTTGAGTGATTTGTTTGAAAATAGTGTTCAAACCCTTGCACCTTATGTTGGAAAAGATGATTTAGTTTTGAGGATTACAACTAAATGTAGAAATGATGAGGAAGGAAGAGATGTTATATCGAAATTAAAGGAAGAGGTTTATAAGAGAGTTGGGAAATTTATATATGCAGAAGGAGAAGTTAACGTAGAGGAACTTCTTTATATGGAACTTAAAAAACGAAATTTTAAGATTTCTTTTGGTGAATCTTTAACAGCTGGAATGCTTTCTTCAAGATTTGTAAATGTTAGTGGGGCATCTGAATTTTTTGAAGAATCATTTATTACCTACTCAAATGAATCTAAAATGAAAAATCTTTCTGTAAATTTTGAAACTCTTGAGAGATTTGGTGCAGTAAGTAGTGATACAGCAAAAGAGATGGCTATCGGTGTTTTAAATAGAACATCATCTCAAGTGAGCATTTCAACAACAGGAGTTGCAGGTCCAAATGAGAGCGAAGGGAAGAAGCCTGGAGTTGTTTATATAGCTGTTTGTGTTCTTGGAGAGGTTTATGTAAAAGAGCTAAATATCATAGGAGATAGAATGAGGATTCGTGAGAGAGCAACTTTTGATGCTCTTGTTTTTGCATATGAAATTTTGAAAAATATGAAAATTTAG
- a CDS encoding stage II sporulation protein M, with amino-acid sequence MVKSRTLTVGLKDSYNKNFIIYMMVLLFLLCGFLIGVYLFTYLDSELVTYIKNDFIEYMNVIKEGEFSYLSNFRLSSIMLIVPIIIFVLFSANIIFCPLSLVTLSLKGFALGFTTTFLLTNFQLKGVLLTIFTIMLPNMLIIFLYILLCVKSISRGISRTRFRGRFSENDKSITLRFLILFIIFSVLIALLFKCLITPFIIKLIF; translated from the coding sequence ATGGTAAAGAGTAGAACGCTAACGGTTGGGTTAAAAGACAGTTATAATAAAAATTTTATCATTTATATGATGGTTTTATTATTTTTGTTATGTGGATTTTTGATTGGAGTTTATTTATTTACATATTTAGATTCTGAACTTGTTACATATATTAAAAATGATTTTATAGAGTATATGAACGTGATTAAAGAAGGTGAATTTAGTTATTTAAGTAATTTTAGGTTAAGTTCGATCATGCTTATTGTGCCTATAATTATTTTTGTGTTGTTTAGTGCTAATATTATTTTTTGTCCATTAAGTTTGGTTACTTTGTCTTTGAAGGGATTTGCTTTAGGATTTACGACAACATTTTTATTAACTAATTTTCAACTTAAGGGTGTATTGTTAACTATTTTTACTATAATGTTGCCTAATATGTTGATTATTTTTTTGTATATATTGTTATGTGTTAAGAGTATATCACGTGGAATATCTAGAACGAGATTTAGGGGAAGATTTTCTGAAAATGATAAATCAATCACTTTAAGATTTTTAATTTTGTTTATAATATTTAGTGTTTTAATTGCTTTGTTGTTTAAATGTTTGATAACACCATTTATAATAAAATTGATATTTTAA
- a CDS encoding AAA family ATPase, giving the protein MIPIKLTMQAFGPYKEKETIDFSKFFEDRLFLIAGNTGSGKTMIFDAMCYALFGQPSGEYRDASTLRSQFAAKEDVTYVEFEFSHRNKKYTITRFPEQYKISRSKEVLQRASAQIIVEDELINGIKNVDQKIKEVLGIDRSQFKQIVMIAQGEFRELVSADSKKRESIYRNIFNTEEFKNIQNILKEKSLEYEKKFENSDQRIRGFLESINSINKISYDDFTIDQILSILSKDIEDYEKKLEELKPRKEDYKNKISNNNNFLESINSLVDKNRELMSIDISSLKDEVEFLNKAKKTFLIRDKERILENFKETRSGYTGEKEKIISDLDHHKKNLEILNKEFEEIKFYDEEIEKLRSKVIDIESLKDTVNEKENLENKIKNLENEISSIDDEVKLFKTKLDILNNKHEEMLKFNLENRDVKDKIVHIETELLNTEEINEGFYKYECELGIYGELLDKCKKCEDEYNKISTLYEEKLRDLSKIEDIYFRNQAGFLAKKLEDGSPCIVCGSTVHPNKATLIDSNISEDSFKKSRDEISKIEKEREKIVTDKINLNKDVSSKANKISEIYDEILKRDKERKFINFEKFESCKDSIEQVEFSLAFLKNLLKESKGIYDKFIKSQDEILNIEGEIKEVKLHIDEYEKIYIKKRSDVSALNTILSDKRLRLLKYNILSVSDYSKILKQTIGNLESLINKRETINSSITKCNNEILKLQSKLDIKNKDIEDLNFKIDENEKIFIKSLNSNEFKDVEEYQKFKITEDNYNNRNKFIEDKREEYKAIKLKIKELERGLDNAPYKNRDELFLHIEDLTNNLKEIEECEIKYHKNKSLLENVHRSILEINKDILKREKLRTNLNELNKIANGNNSYKISFERYILGIYFKEIIQAANIRLLKLTNGRFLFRHLKESIDMRSPQGLEISVFDNKTSQERRLDAVSGGESFQASLALALGLSDVVQRYSGGVSIDTLFIDEGFGSLDSDSLQNALECLIDANDESKLIGIISHVQELKDFIKSKIEVIDSNSGSSIKISI; this is encoded by the coding sequence ATGATTCCAATAAAGCTCACTATGCAAGCATTTGGACCATATAAGGAAAAAGAAACAATAGATTTTAGTAAATTTTTTGAAGATAGACTTTTTTTAATTGCGGGAAATACTGGTAGTGGGAAGACAATGATATTTGATGCAATGTGTTATGCCTTATTTGGACAACCTAGTGGTGAATATAGAGATGCTTCTACTCTAAGAAGTCAATTTGCAGCTAAAGAAGATGTAACATATGTTGAATTTGAATTTTCTCATAGAAATAAGAAATATACAATAACTAGATTTCCTGAACAATATAAGATTTCAAGAAGTAAGGAGGTTTTGCAGAGGGCTAGTGCACAAATTATAGTTGAGGATGAGTTGATAAATGGAATTAAAAATGTTGATCAAAAAATTAAAGAAGTTTTGGGAATTGATCGCTCTCAGTTTAAACAAATTGTTATGATAGCTCAAGGAGAATTTAGGGAACTTGTATCTGCAGATTCAAAAAAGAGAGAGAGTATATATAGAAATATATTTAATACAGAGGAATTTAAAAATATTCAAAATATTTTAAAAGAGAAGTCACTTGAGTATGAAAAGAAATTTGAAAATTCTGATCAGAGAATAAGAGGATTTTTAGAATCGATTAACTCAATAAATAAAATATCATATGATGATTTTACGATAGATCAGATATTGAGTATTTTAAGTAAAGATATAGAAGATTACGAGAAAAAGTTAGAAGAGTTGAAACCAAGGAAGGAAGATTACAAAAATAAAATTTCAAATAACAATAATTTTCTTGAGAGTATTAATTCTTTGGTAGATAAAAATAGAGAATTGATGTCAATTGATATAAGTTCATTAAAAGATGAAGTTGAATTTTTGAATAAGGCAAAAAAGACATTTTTAATAAGAGACAAAGAGAGGATTTTGGAAAATTTTAAGGAAACGAGGAGTGGATATACAGGAGAGAAGGAGAAGATAATTTCGGATTTAGATCATCATAAAAAGAATTTAGAAATTTTAAATAAGGAGTTTGAAGAAATAAAATTTTATGATGAAGAGATTGAAAAATTAAGAAGTAAGGTTATAGATATTGAATCTTTAAAGGATACTGTAAATGAAAAGGAAAATCTTGAAAATAAAATTAAAAACTTAGAAAATGAAATTTCATCAATTGATGACGAAGTGAAATTATTTAAAACAAAATTAGATATTCTTAATAATAAACATGAAGAAATGTTAAAATTTAATCTTGAGAATAGGGACGTAAAAGATAAAATTGTACATATTGAAACAGAATTATTAAATACAGAGGAAATAAACGAAGGATTTTACAAGTATGAATGCGAGCTTGGAATATATGGCGAGTTACTTGATAAATGTAAAAAATGCGAGGATGAGTACAATAAAATTTCTACTTTGTATGAAGAAAAGTTAAGGGATCTTTCAAAAATTGAAGATATTTATTTTAGAAATCAGGCAGGATTTCTTGCAAAAAAGCTTGAAGATGGATCGCCATGTATTGTTTGTGGTTCAACAGTTCATCCAAATAAAGCAACTCTTATTGATAGCAACATAAGCGAAGATTCTTTTAAAAAATCAAGAGATGAAATTTCAAAGATAGAAAAGGAAAGAGAGAAGATAGTAACTGATAAGATTAATTTAAACAAAGATGTAAGTTCAAAGGCTAATAAGATAAGTGAAATCTATGATGAAATTTTAAAACGAGATAAAGAAAGGAAATTTATAAATTTTGAAAAATTTGAATCATGTAAAGATTCTATAGAACAAGTTGAATTTAGTTTAGCTTTTCTTAAAAATTTGCTTAAAGAGAGTAAAGGTATATATGATAAGTTCATAAAATCTCAGGATGAAATTTTAAATATAGAGGGTGAAATTAAAGAAGTAAAATTACATATTGATGAGTATGAGAAAATTTATATTAAAAAACGAAGTGATGTATCTGCTTTAAATACAATTTTAAGTGATAAAAGATTGAGGTTATTAAAATACAATATTTTATCAGTGAGTGATTATTCAAAAATTTTAAAACAGACAATCGGGAATTTGGAAAGTTTAATTAATAAAAGAGAAACTATAAATTCAAGCATAACTAAATGTAACAATGAAATTTTAAAACTTCAATCCAAATTAGATATAAAAAATAAAGATATAGAGGATTTGAATTTTAAGATTGATGAGAATGAAAAAATATTTATAAAGTCTTTAAATTCAAATGAATTTAAAGACGTAGAAGAGTACCAAAAATTCAAAATAACAGAGGACAACTATAATAATCGAAATAAATTTATAGAAGATAAAAGAGAAGAATATAAAGCTATTAAATTAAAGATAAAAGAGCTTGAAAGAGGGTTAGATAATGCACCATATAAAAATAGAGATGAATTATTTTTGCATATAGAAGATTTAACCAATAATTTAAAGGAAATTGAAGAGTGCGAAATAAAATACCATAAAAATAAATCTTTGCTTGAAAATGTACATAGAAGCATCTTAGAGATAAATAAAGATATTTTGAAACGTGAAAAATTAAGGACAAATTTAAATGAGCTAAACAAAATTGCAAATGGGAATAATAGTTATAAAATTAGTTTTGAGAGATATATACTTGGAATTTATTTTAAAGAAATAATACAAGCTGCGAACATAAGACTTTTAAAGTTGACAAATGGAAGATTTTTGTTTAGACATCTAAAAGAGAGTATAGATATGAGAAGTCCACAAGGATTAGAAATTAGCGTATTTGATAATAAAACTTCCCAAGAAAGAAGACTTGATGCAGTTTCAGGAGGGGAAAGCTTTCAGGCTTCACTTGCTTTGGCATTAGGATTATCAGATGTAGTACAAAGATATTCAGGAGGAGTTTCTATAGATACATTATTTATTGATGAAGGATTTGGATCTTTGGATTCTGATTCACTTCAAAATGCTCTAGAGTGTTTAATAGATGCTAATGATGAATCAAAACTTATTGGAATAATTTCACACGTTCAGGAACTCAAGGATTTTATAAAATCTAAGATAGAAGTGATAGACTCAAATAGTGGAAGTAGTATAAAGATTAGTATTTGA
- a CDS encoding NUDIX hydrolase has translation MDLFEKTLSTKEIYNGSFFTVEKLEVLLPDGNKSTREIVRHCGAVALIALTKNEKILFVEQFRKPIDKVLFEIPAGKLEINEDPVECARRELEEETGYTSKDVEFLGKSAMTPGFCDEMMYFYYADNLSQGLKGGDEDEFINVHEFTLDEINLMISKGEIIDSKTITGIKLFEIMKKQKNKMF, from the coding sequence ATGGATTTGTTTGAAAAGACATTATCAACAAAGGAAATATACAATGGGAGTTTTTTCACAGTTGAGAAATTGGAGGTATTGCTTCCAGATGGGAATAAATCAACGAGGGAGATTGTAAGACATTGTGGAGCAGTAGCTTTGATTGCATTAACAAAAAATGAAAAAATATTATTTGTTGAACAATTTAGAAAACCTATTGATAAAGTTTTATTTGAGATTCCTGCTGGAAAACTTGAAATAAATGAAGATCCAGTTGAATGTGCAAGAAGAGAACTTGAAGAGGAAACTGGATATACATCGAAAGATGTTGAGTTTTTAGGTAAAAGTGCAATGACTCCAGGGTTTTGTGATGAGATGATGTATTTTTATTATGCGGATAATTTAAGTCAAGGATTAAAGGGGGGAGATGAAGATGAATTTATAAATGTGCATGAGTTTACACTTGATGAAATAAATCTCATGATATCAAAAGGCGAAATAATAGATAGTAAGACTATAACAGGCATAAAATTATTTGAAATTATGAAAAAACAAAAAAATAAAATGTTTTAA
- a CDS encoding exonuclease SbcCD subunit D — MRILHTSDWHIGKKINDFNMIDDQRYVLDQICEIIKQEKIDVVIIAGDLYDKPIVDTHAIKLLNEVLVKIVNECGAKVILIAGNHDSADRISFGKEFLIDSGIYIEGKFDGNINKISLNDEFGDVNFYPISYFDEVHIKHLFNDVSIKNSNDALIKIMKTLDVDYSKRNIFIAHGYFSNKDGDKMIESDSERRLSIGGQDVMDASILKEFDYVALGHLHANQKVIVDHIRYSGSIIKYSFSEMNHKKSVTIVDLGGKGDIKINQIGLKLKHNMREIEGYIDTLISEEFYKDYDLEDYFRIILHDSIGISDPAAKIKKVYKNFMEIRFKDNNFNDGNQEEISNLDITVKSPFELFEIFYKSMTDKELNCDQKDILKDVIEKVNTLDQ; from the coding sequence ATGAGAATACTACATACTTCAGATTGGCATATAGGTAAAAAGATTAATGATTTTAATATGATAGATGATCAAAGATATGTTTTGGATCAGATTTGTGAGATTATAAAGCAAGAAAAAATTGATGTTGTGATTATTGCTGGAGATTTATATGATAAACCAATTGTTGATACTCATGCAATTAAACTTTTAAATGAAGTATTAGTTAAAATTGTAAATGAATGTGGGGCTAAAGTGATTTTGATAGCAGGAAATCATGATAGTGCAGATAGAATATCTTTTGGAAAAGAATTTTTAATTGATTCAGGAATTTATATAGAAGGGAAATTTGACGGAAATATTAATAAGATATCTCTAAATGATGAGTTTGGAGATGTTAATTTTTATCCGATATCGTATTTTGATGAAGTACATATAAAACATTTGTTTAATGATGTATCTATAAAGAATTCAAATGATGCATTAATTAAGATAATGAAAACTCTGGATGTTGATTATAGTAAGAGAAATATATTCATAGCTCATGGATATTTTTCAAATAAAGATGGGGATAAAATGATTGAAAGTGATTCTGAGAGGAGATTGTCAATAGGTGGACAAGATGTTATGGATGCATCGATACTTAAAGAGTTTGATTATGTGGCACTTGGACATCTTCATGCGAATCAAAAAGTTATTGTAGATCATATAAGATATTCAGGATCTATAATTAAGTATTCATTTTCGGAGATGAATCATAAAAAGAGTGTGACTATTGTTGATTTAGGAGGAAAAGGTGATATTAAAATAAATCAAATTGGTCTTAAACTTAAACATAATATGAGGGAAATTGAAGGTTATATTGATACTCTTATAAGTGAAGAGTTTTATAAAGATTATGATCTTGAAGACTATTTTAGGATAATACTTCATGATTCTATTGGCATTAGCGATCCTGCAGCTAAAATTAAAAAAGTTTATAAAAATTTTATGGAGATTAGGTTTAAAGATAATAATTTTAATGATGGTAATCAAGAAGAAATAAGTAATTTAGATATTACAGTTAAATCTCCTTTTGAATTATTTGAAATTTTTTATAAAAGCATGACGGATAAAGAACTTAATTGTGATCAAAAAGATATTTTAAAGGATGTTATAGAAAAGGTAAATACTTTAGATCAATAG
- a CDS encoding sensor histidine kinase, translating to MKNRLSTFWQMSMMIFSIMVFIISISYVFQFFITRVWIIDYEKDSVKNTLEQIESFFYYHSIENADYLKFFEFNDADFWIYDSDRNMLISTDDIPNAVLYGKLPTKKMNYVHKVDGEEKVILNTPLYLNGKSYYVYIEKEVEIYQDFLDTLIPMLIVFIIMILVISLLSGMFVSRKFVNRLKFLKVTMENVKEKGISNRVEILNRNDEFYKIGIVFNSMMDELEKLFNQQKQFVHDASHELRTPLTILKGHLQMLNRWGKNDPETLDKSLKIASEELERLIKLVNDLLNLNKMETHSSFKVDEYIDVNQVIEEVIYGFDILSEDIEFNFDKTNNIYLKILREHLKQLVIIFVDNAIKYCDKDKKFINIRSYEENNRIYISIKDNGIGIKKEHILKVTDKFYRVDESRKYNNSFGIGLSIAAQLVKLYQGELEIISEFGLFTEVIVSFKK from the coding sequence ATGAAAAATAGATTATCAACTTTTTGGCAAATGTCCATGATGATATTTTCTATTATGGTATTTATTATATCTATTAGTTATGTGTTTCAGTTTTTCATAACTAGGGTTTGGATAATTGATTATGAGAAAGATAGTGTTAAAAATACATTAGAGCAAATAGAGTCATTTTTTTATTATCATAGTATTGAGAACGCAGATTACCTTAAGTTCTTTGAATTTAATGATGCTGATTTTTGGATATATGATTCCGATAGAAACATGTTGATATCGACAGATGATATTCCAAATGCTGTTTTATATGGAAAGTTACCTACTAAGAAAATGAATTATGTTCATAAAGTAGATGGTGAAGAAAAGGTAATATTGAATACTCCATTATATTTAAATGGGAAAAGTTATTATGTTTATATAGAAAAGGAAGTTGAGATTTATCAAGATTTTTTAGATACCTTGATTCCGATGCTGATAGTATTTATTATTATGATTTTGGTAATAAGTTTGCTTTCAGGTATGTTTGTATCGAGAAAGTTTGTGAATAGACTTAAATTTTTAAAAGTTACAATGGAAAATGTCAAGGAAAAGGGAATATCTAATCGTGTTGAAATATTAAATCGAAATGATGAGTTTTATAAAATAGGTATTGTATTTAACTCGATGATGGATGAACTCGAAAAATTATTTAATCAGCAAAAACAATTTGTACACGATGCTTCACATGAGCTTAGAACTCCTCTTACAATACTTAAAGGACATCTTCAGATGTTGAATAGATGGGGTAAAAATGATCCTGAAACTTTAGATAAATCACTTAAAATTGCATCTGAAGAACTTGAAAGATTAATAAAACTTGTGAATGATCTCCTTAATTTAAATAAGATGGAAACACATTCTTCATTTAAGGTTGATGAATACATTGATGTTAATCAGGTTATTGAAGAAGTTATATATGGTTTTGATATTTTGTCTGAAGATATAGAATTTAATTTTGATAAGACAAATAATATCTATTTAAAAATTTTAAGGGAACATTTAAAACAACTTGTGATAATTTTTGTGGATAATGCAATAAAGTATTGTGATAAAGATAAGAAGTTTATAAATATAAGATCGTATGAAGAAAATAATAGAATTTATATCTCTATAAAGGATAATGGGATCGGTATAAAAAAGGAACATATCCTTAAGGTTACTGATAAATTTTATAGAGTTGATGAATCAAGAAAATATAATAATAGTTTTGGTATAGGATTATCTATAGCAGCTCAATTAGTTAAGCTCTATCAGGGAGAATTAGAAATTATAAGTGAATTTGGTCTTTTTACAGAAGTTATTGTTTCGTTTAAAAAATAA
- a CDS encoding PepSY domain-containing protein — translation MKKSRIKIVASVFVAALLITSGSVFGQANGTTEVKAATVTSTTAAAATATASRLSFEQLKQKALAIVPGTITNYKYGYDNGTQILEIEIRDNNGRKREIDLVAATGQVWKIDHEIDATGNMFINQSLFTVNKSFEECRTIALTQVPGGTVLTSKQDSENGRFVYDFEIKSTDGKVYEVDVETSSGLVVRVDAKNDVYNYGEVSTQPVGQDQVSTQPVTQVVANTGMNSAKNVVRRRFPGCTFLTARQDWDDGRLQYRFRVKATDGTVYDVRVSGNYITEIDAEGKYVNGVYYDY, via the coding sequence ATGAAAAAGAGTAGAATTAAAATAGTAGCTAGTGTGTTCGTAGCAGCTCTATTAATCACATCCGGTTCAGTTTTTGGACAAGCAAATGGAACTACCGAAGTAAAAGCAGCTACTGTAACATCAACGACAGCAGCAGCAGCGACGGCAACAGCATCTAGATTAAGTTTTGAACAATTGAAGCAAAAAGCATTAGCTATAGTTCCAGGAACTATAACTAATTATAAGTATGGTTATGATAACGGTACTCAAATATTAGAAATTGAAATTAGAGATAATAATGGAAGAAAAAGAGAGATAGATTTAGTTGCTGCAACTGGACAAGTTTGGAAGATAGACCATGAGATTGATGCAACTGGTAATATGTTTATAAATCAAAGTCTTTTTACTGTAAACAAATCATTTGAAGAATGTAGAACTATTGCTCTTACACAAGTTCCAGGTGGTACAGTTTTGACTAGTAAGCAAGATTCTGAAAATGGAAGATTTGTTTATGATTTTGAAATTAAATCAACAGATGGAAAAGTATACGAGGTAGATGTTGAAACTAGCAGTGGTTTAGTTGTAAGGGTGGATGCAAAGAATGACGTCTATAATTATGGAGAAGTATCAACTCAACCAGTGGGACAAGATCAAGTATCAACTCAGCCAGTAACTCAAGTAGTAGCTAATACTGGAATGAATTCAGCTAAGAATGTAGTTAGAAGAAGATTTCCTGGATGTACTTTCTTAACAGCTAGACAAGATTGGGATGACGGAAGACTACAGTATAGATTTAGAGTTAAAGCAACAGACGGAACTGTTTATGATGTAAGAGTTTCTGGGAATTATATAACAGAGATAGATGCTGAAGGTAAATATGTTAATGGAGTTTACTATGATTATTAA
- a CDS encoding response regulator transcription factor, producing the protein MCRILVIEDEKNIASFLKMELEYEGYEVENSYDGKEGLEKALNTNFNLIILDLMIPYLNGLEVCRRIRKSKNTPIIMLTARDSVMDKVSGFQMGADDYLVKPFAIEELLARIEALLRRVENSKEVSNVIEFKDIVINIESRIVKCSGEEINLTTKEYELLLYLIKNKNKVLSRDYLIENIWGYDYDGENNVVDVYIRHLRSKLNNNEYIQTVRGIGYVVR; encoded by the coding sequence ATGTGTAGGATTCTTGTTATAGAAGATGAAAAGAATATAGCTTCTTTTTTGAAAATGGAGCTTGAATATGAAGGATATGAGGTTGAAAATTCTTATGATGGTAAAGAAGGGTTGGAAAAAGCATTAAATACTAATTTTAATTTGATAATTTTAGATCTTATGATCCCTTATTTAAACGGGTTAGAGGTTTGTAGAAGAATCCGAAAAAGTAAGAATACTCCTATAATAATGTTGACAGCTAGAGATAGTGTTATGGATAAGGTTTCAGGATTTCAGATGGGTGCTGATGATTATTTAGTAAAGCCATTTGCAATAGAGGAACTTCTTGCAAGAATTGAAGCACTCTTAAGACGTGTAGAAAATTCTAAAGAAGTATCAAATGTCATTGAGTTTAAAGATATTGTGATTAATATAGAATCCAGAATTGTTAAATGTTCAGGTGAAGAAATTAATTTAACAACAAAAGAGTATGAACTTTTATTGTATCTTATAAAGAATAAAAATAAAGTTTTGTCGAGAGATTATTTGATAGAAAATATATGGGGATATGATTATGATGGGGAAAATAATGTAGTTGATGTTTACATAAGGCATTTAAGATCGAAATTAAATAATAATGAGTATATTCAAACTGTTCGTGGAATCGGATATGTGGTAAGATGA
- a CDS encoding PepSY domain-containing protein translates to MKKSRVKIVAGVFVAALLVTAGSFVSKKGNVTEVSAVTESSVDNTQLSRTVTNLTTVTTSRLSFDQLKQKALSAIPGTVVKYSYDYDNGTQIIEFEIRDSSGRIREIDLVVATGQVWKIDHDIDANGNRFINQSLFTVNKSFEECQKVALAQFPGGTVLTYKQGTENGKFVHEVIVKAVDGRAYEVDVETQNGTVIKVERNDDYDFYQVPAATPVVQTPVSQQVYQTPQVQQVQQVQTPAVNTPVVQTPNTTNTSGLEGAKNIVRQRFPGCTFLKIDQDWDDGTWEYEFTIRTTDGSVYDVEVKWGTITDLDLEGKVVNGIYYEY, encoded by the coding sequence ATGAAAAAGAGTAGAGTTAAGATAGTAGCTGGTGTTTTTGTAGCAGCTTTATTAGTTACAGCTGGTTCTTTTGTTAGTAAAAAAGGTAATGTTACTGAAGTGAGTGCGGTTACTGAATCATCAGTTGACAATACACAACTTTCAAGAACTGTGACTAATTTAACAACAGTAACAACATCTAGACTAAGCTTTGATCAATTGAAACAAAAAGCATTATCTGCAATTCCAGGAACTGTAGTTAAGTATAGTTATGATTATGATAATGGTACACAAATAATAGAGTTTGAAATCAGAGATAGTAGTGGAAGAATAAGAGAAATAGATTTAGTTGTTGCAACAGGACAAGTTTGGAAAATAGATCATGATATTGATGCAAATGGAAATAGATTTATAAACCAAAGTCTTTTTACTGTAAATAAATCATTTGAAGAGTGTCAAAAAGTTGCTCTTGCACAATTTCCAGGGGGAACAGTTTTAACTTATAAGCAAGGAACTGAAAATGGAAAATTTGTACATGAAGTTATAGTTAAAGCAGTTGATGGACGAGCATATGAGGTAGATGTTGAAACACAAAATGGTACAGTTATAAAAGTAGAAAGAAATGATGATTATGATTTTTATCAAGTACCAGCAGCTACACCAGTAGTTCAAACTCCAGTATCTCAGCAAGTATATCAAACACCACAAGTACAACAAGTACAGCAAGTTCAAACTCCAGCAGTAAATACACCAGTAGTTCAAACTCCAAATACAACAAATACTAGTGGATTGGAGGGAGCTAAGAATATAGTTCGACAAAGGTTTCCTGGATGTACTTTCTTGAAAATAGATCAAGATTGGGACGATGGAACATGGGAATATGAATTTACTATTAGAACAACAGATGGAAGCGTTTATGATGTAGAAGTTAAATGGGGAACTATAACAGATTTAGACCTTGAGGGTAAAGTTGTTAATGGAATTTACTATGAATATTAA